GTCGCGCATGCGCTCGTAGGCATAGATGATGAGCCCGACGATCGCGGCTATGACGCTGCAGACGACGACCAGGAGCAGCAGCAGTCTGCCCTGGTAGAAGATGCTCAGGGGATAGAAGAGGACAACGAGCAGCGTACCGAACGCGCCCCCGGCCAGCAGCGTGACGACGGCTAGCGGTACGCCCACGATCTTCGGAAGCTCGCTGTACCGCGGCAGCAGGAAGCGCGCCGAGAAGACCGTCGCGAACCCGATCGTGTTCGCCAGAAGCACGCTCGTCCCGATGAGGCGGGCGGTCGAGCCCGGTTCCTCGGAGAAGAACGCGATAGCCGCCCCGACCACGACGCCGGCCGCCGTGTTCGCGGCGACCCAGACTGCGAGCCCCTGCGCCGAGGCGCGCGTCTGCTTCCGCTTGTGTTCACGACCATCGCTCGGTCTCATATCAGTCCAGGTCTGTTCGCTCACGAACGTGTCAGCGCCCCTCGCGGATCGACCCGAGGATCGCATGCTCCATGTCGTGCGAGCGCCACGCTTCGCAGCCGAAGCCGTTAACGAGAACGGAGAAGAGCACCTCCTCGCCACCCAGCGTCTCCATCAACCCCGAGATACCGGTCACGCCGTCGAGAAGCCCCGTCTTCGCCCTGACAGCGCGCTTCAGATGGGGATACCCCATCCGGTCGGAGAGCGTGCCGTCGGTGCCGCTCACACTGAGGGACCCGCCGAACTCGTACGAGGTTTCGAACGTCGACAGGGCACGTCGCATCACGGCGACGAGGACCCTCGGGGACAGCCGGTTACCCCTGGAGAACCCGGACCCGTCAAGGACGCGGAACGCCGTCCCGCCGTTCTCATCGCCGTGCCCGGCGACCTCGCTCAGGTACTCGGAGATCTCCATCGCGCCGGCCTCCGTCGTCGCCGGGACGTGCCCCCGCTCCGCGGCGATCGCCAGAACGAGCTGCTCGGCGATGAAGTTGTTGCTGTACTTGCCGAGGTCCCTCACCAGCAGAGAGACCGGCTTCGACTCGTGGACGGCGATTCCGACGGCCTCGTCCGGCGTCGCCCCGCGCCGTATCGTACCTTCGAATGCCACGCCCGCCCGGTCGAGCTCCGCGACGAGCGCCGAGCCGAACCACCCCGTCGGGTCATCGAGGCTCCTGTAGTACGTTCGGCCGCCGGTCCCCAGCGGCACGCGCCCCTCGACGACGATGACGTTCCCGCCGTCTCCGCTGCGCCGGCGGACGGTAACGGTCGAGCGCGATCTCGAGGAGATCGTCGTCGCCCGGTTCCTGACCTCCACGAACCCCGTTCGTGGCGAGAGCCGCACGACGGCCGTGTCACCGGAGGACGCACCCGGGCTCACGCGCACGGCGACCGCGTTGAAGTTGAACGAGAGGGCTCCGACGCGCGCGTGATAGGCCCGGTCACCGTCGACTGCGTCCGGGTCGACCGGACCGGCGACGGCGAACAGCGTGTCGTCGAGGACGATGTCGCCGGCTATGCGCTCGAGCCCCCGCAGGCGAAGCGACTCGGCGAGTCGGACCATCTCCTCGAAGACCAGCGATGGGTCGCCGTGTCCGGTCACGTAGAGGTCGCCGAGCACTCCGTCCATGACGGGCGTTCCGGCCGACAACACGGTCTCGTAGACGTACTGCGGGCCCAGGATGTCGAGCGCAGCGGCGGCCGTCACGATCTTCATGTTCGAGGCGGGGATGAAGAGCTCGTCCGCGTTCCGCTCATAGAGGACCTCTCCGGAGTGAAGTCCCTCGACCAGCACGCCGACCCGCGCCCCGGACAGCTCCGGCCGGGACAGCAGCGACTCGATGACCCAATCGATGCGCTCCAGGGCCCGACGCCCCGGCCCGGCGGCGGACGAGGAGTCGGCCGGTGCCGGCTCGGCGGCCGTTGCCGGCTGAGCGAGGGCGGCCGACACGAGCGCCGCGACGAGGGCGAGGGCCGCGAGCGCCCTCCCTCTTCGGACCGGTTCCTGTCGTCTCCGCGGCCTCATGTCTCGCACACCTCCACATCACCGGACCCCTCAAGGTGCTCCCGCACACGGTCCCTGAAGGCATCCATGTCGATCCTCATGCCCGGGCATTCCTTCCTCTGAACGCTCCGGCCGTCCTCGACGACGAACCCGGTGCCCTCGAGCTCGCGGTGTGCCAGCACGCGATCGGGCGACAGTCCGAACCGCGAGACGAGATGGGCGCACACGGCTGCCGCGACCTCCAGCTGGCGCGCCGGCGGGGCCTCGTCGGCACCCTCGTACGCCAGACAGACACCGATGGAGCGGTCGTTCCAGGGGCCAACGTGCCATGCCCGGACGTCGTCCGGCAGACAGCGGTACGCGCGTCCGTCCGCCTCGATGAAGTACGCATAGGCGATCGTGGGACATCCCTCGTCCGAGATGTGGTTCGGCTGCGTGTGGTATGTCGCCGTGTCACGGACGTCCCATCCCGGCATCGCCGTGCAGTGGAGCACGACCGTGTCGATCCCCTCCGGGTCGCGACGCTCGGGTTCCCTGGAGACCGGGAGCTTCGACGCGATGTCGCTGATGCGCACCGTCGGACGCTCACCATCCCACGTCTCGATGATCGTGACAAGCTCACCAAGGCAGTCCGCGACACGGTCGGCGGCCTCAAGCTCCGCCCTGCTGCCGAACCCCCACGTGCAGCCCACCGACGCGGTTCCGCATCGTTGTGCGGCATCGACGTCCGACGCCCTGTCACCCACCATGACCGAGCGTTCCGGGTCCGTATCGAGTTCCTCGAGGATGCGCCGGATGAGGTGTGCCTTGTCGGTCGTGTTCTCGCAGCCTGCGCAGCGGATGGCCGAGAAGTAACGACGAAGGTCGAAGATGTCCAGGATGTGGTCCATGTAGTCGGCCCCGGCATTCGTCGCGACCGCCAGTTCGTATCCCTTCTTCTCCAGGCCCTCGAGTGCGTCCCGCGCGCCGTCGTAGAGCGAGCCGAGCCCCCGCGAGATCAGCGCGTTCTCCCACTTCCAGATGAGCTCATCCAGCTCGTCGTAGAGGCTCTCGTCGAGATCCGGAAGGACGACGCGGGCGAACTCGTCCCGCGTCCGACCGACGCCGCCGAGGACCGTCGCCTCGTCTGGTACGGAGAGATCCAACCCATGCCGTTCGTTCAGCTCGTTGACGGCCCGCTCCACCGCGCCGAGCGTCGTCCGTGTCGACGAGTAGAGCGTTCCGTCCAGATCGAGAATCACCAGATCGAAGCGTCTCACACGGTCTCCCGTCAGTCGCACATCAGTCCGCAGTCGCGCCCCTGCCCCGGTCGCCGCCTCTGCCGCTCGACCAGAGCCTCTACCTCACGTCGGCTCGATGGTCCGAAACGGGCTCCGAGTCCCTCGCAGTTGAGCGCCGCGGCCGCGTTCGCGAAGTCGACCGTCCGCTCGACCGACCATCCCTCGAGCAGACCGGCGATGAACGCGCCATGGTACACGTCGCCGGCGCCCGTCGTATCGACGACCTCAACATCGAAGGACGGTGAGCCGTAGACCGAGCCGTCCGCCGTCATGACGATCGAGCCAAGGCGTCCTAGCGTCACGCCGACCACCCGCGGGCCCATCGCCCGCAGCAGATCGAAAGACCGGTCGAGGTTCGTCTCGCCCGTCAGGCGCTCCGGGAAGTCGCGCGACGCCAGCAGGACGTCGACCCTCTCGACAAGCTCGCGCGTCCCCCTCTTCACGGACTCCGCGTCCATCACGACGAGCGTTCCCCGCTCCCGCGCGAGTTCGGCCGCCCGGGCGGCGGCCTCTGCGTCGTGACCGTCGACCAGGAGCACGCGTCCCGCGCTCACAGCGTCGGCGGCGACTTCATCCGGAAGGGTAGCTACATCGTCGGGCCGATGCCAGAGGATCGTCCTCTCTCCCCGCCCCGTATCCACGATGATCATGGCGAGCTGGTTCGTGACGCCTCCGACGGTCACGACATCGGCGACGTCGACCCCCTCGGACCTGATGCTCTCGAGCGAGAAGCGACCGATCTCGTCGCCGCCGACCTTCCCGATGTACTTGGTGTGATACCCGAGGCGGCTCAGAACGACCATCGCGCTCGCAGCCTGTCCTCCCGGCGACCGCGCGAACCGGTCGACGCGGGGTTTCGTATCGGGCTCCGGAAAGGCACCGACCACACACAGGTGATCGACGGCGTTCAGGCCGAGGCCCACAGCGTCGAACGCGCGCTCTTCAGGCATCTCGAGTCCGAAGATCACGTGTAACTCAGACCTCCCGGTGCATCCAGCTGCCGCGTCGGAACCAGAGGTAGGTCAGAAGCACCTCAATCACTGCAGCGACGAGCATCGTCCACCACACCATCGTCTCGGACCCGCCGATCACGTGGATGACGACCAGGATGAGCGGGATCTGAACCGCCCACTGCACGATGGCCGTCACGATGGTCGGGGGCCACGTGTGACCGGAACCCCAGAAAGCGGAGGAGAGGACGATGTGCATGCCGATGAGAATCTGCGACACGGCGAAGATGCGGACGAGGAGAACGCCCGATTCGATGACGCCGGCGTCGTTCGTGAAGACGCCGAGGATCTGTCGTGCGAACGCGATTTCGACGGCCGCGAGGATGCCCGTCAGACCGAGCACGAGAAGGGTCGACTTGACGACCGCATCGCGCGCCCTCTCCTTCTTCTGCGCTCCGAGGTTCTGTCCGACGATGGCGCTCGAGCCCAGATTGAGCCCGACGGCGAACAGGATGCCGAGCTGCAGGATCCTTCCGCTGATTCCGTAGGCCGCGACGACGACCGTCCCGAAGGTCGCGACGAGCGCCGTGACGTACCAGTGGCCGGTGCTTCTCAGAATGCCGTTCAGGCCCGCGGGAATCCCGATCTTCAGGATCTGCAGCATCACACGGAAGCGGGGCCGGAAGCGCCCCCACATCGGCACCCGGATGTTGGCCCAGCCGGTCGCCAGCACCACGACACCGACGAGAACGGCGATCGTGGCGGAGAGAACGGTCGCCAGCGCCGCGCCGGCGATCCCCATGTCCAGCCCGAAGATGAAGACAGGGTCGAGGCCGACGTTCAGGGCGGTCGACAGGAGCATGATGTACATGGCCTTCGGCGCGTCTCCGACGCCGCGGAGCGCGGTGTAGATCGTGTACGAGGAGAACATGAACGGAAGGCCGAGGAAGTAGATCCTGCCGTAAACGACCGCCTGCGACCGCGCCGCCTCGTCCGCGTTCATGATGCCGAGGATCGACTCGAGTGCCAGGAGACCGATCGCCGCCATGATGACGGCGATGGCCGCCTTCAGGAAGAGGGTCTGACGGATGACGTCGCGCGTGGCCTCGTACTCACGCTCGCCGAAGCGCCTCGATATGAGCGCCACCGAACCCGTCCCGACGATCTGGTTCGCCGAACCGAGCACCCAGGCGATGGCGGCGAAGAGCGTGATGGCGGCGACGGGAGCAGTTCCCAGCCTGCCGACCCAGTAGATATCGGTCAGGCTGTAGATCGTCATCGCGCCGAAGCCGATCATCGAGGGAATGCCCATGTACAGGACGTTCCGCAGGGTGTTCCCCTCGGTGATGTCGACCTGGGGCCGCTCGGGCGGCTCTGATCGATTCGTCTGCCGGTCCGACATGAACGCTCCGGTGCGTACACGAGAGACAGGGGCCGCTCAGGGCCCCTGTCGGCTCTGGTCCTCGCGAGGCGGTCAGAGAGCACATTCAGCATACCCCCGCCGCAGCCCCGACTCAAGAGCCGCCGCGGGGTGTCGCGGGTTCACGCACCGTCGCCCGGAAGAACGTCGGGCTGCGTTCCCGGCGCCGACCGGCCGAGGAGAACGCCGGCCGCCGCTCGTTCCGAGGCGGGCGCGGTGTCCCAGACACAGATCACGGGGCAGTCGGCATCGAGCTCGGAGAGAACGAACGGTGGGCAACACAGGACGAGGACGGCGTTTCGGGCCACCCTCAGCAGGCTTCTGACGCCCCCCACGACCGCGTCCGGAGGCAGATGGCCACCCCGCCACGCCGCCGGCTCATCGTAGAGGGCGACCAGTGTGAGCTCGGCACTTCGCGCCGCCTCGCAGGCCTTGTCCATCATCTCTCCCCGCTCGTCGAGCCGCAGAATCCCGTGCCCGCGCACGGCACGCGGGAGCGCCGTGAGAAGCTCGGGAGCGTCCGGCAGCCGGCGCCGCTCCCCCGCGATGACGACGGCCACATCGGCGGCGCTCCCGATGTCCGGCCCGACCGAACCGCGCAGCACGGTCGCTCCCGCTCCGGCGATCCTGTCAGCGAGTTCCGAGCCGTCGACCGGCGGCGGCGTCACCGAGCGGACACGACGAACGAGCGCCTCGATGCGCTCGACGGAACGCTCGGCCTGCGACGCCGTTCCCGGATCCTCCTCGATCTCCCCCGCGACGCTCTCGACCGTCTCGCGCGCGTCGGCCGGCGCGAGAAGTACGTCGCTTCCCGCCGCGAGCGCCCGCCGCGCGGCCTCGGCCCCGTTCGCCGTGACGCCGCCCATGACGAGCGCGTCGGTGACGACCAGCCCGTCGAAGCCGAACTCACGTCTGAGCAGACCGGTGACGACGGTCCGGGAGAAGCCGGCCGGGCCGCCGGAGGCGTCGAGCGCCGGATAGGCGACGTGGGCCGTCATGACCGCGTCGACGCCGGCCTCGATGGCGCCCCGGAAGGGGACGAGGTCGCGCCCGCGAAGCCGCTCCTCCGGTGCGTCGACCGTCGGCAGCTCGATGTGGGAATCCGTGCGCGTC
This genomic stretch from Candidatus Effluviviaceae Genus V sp. harbors:
- a CDS encoding ribokinase, whose product is MIFGLEMPEERAFDAVGLGLNAVDHLCVVGAFPEPDTKPRVDRFARSPGGQAASAMVVLSRLGYHTKYIGKVGGDEIGRFSLESIRSEGVDVADVVTVGGVTNQLAMIIVDTGRGERTILWHRPDDVATLPDEVAADAVSAGRVLLVDGHDAEAAARAAELARERGTLVVMDAESVKRGTRELVERVDVLLASRDFPERLTGETNLDRSFDLLRAMGPRVVGVTLGRLGSIVMTADGSVYGSPSFDVEVVDTTGAGDVYHGAFIAGLLEGWSVERTVDFANAAAALNCEGLGARFGPSSRREVEALVERQRRRPGQGRDCGLMCD
- the dacB gene encoding D-alanyl-D-alanine carboxypeptidase/D-alanyl-D-alanine-endopeptidase: MRPRRRQEPVRRGRALAALALVAALVSAALAQPATAAEPAPADSSSAAGPGRRALERIDWVIESLLSRPELSGARVGVLVEGLHSGEVLYERNADELFIPASNMKIVTAAAALDILGPQYVYETVLSAGTPVMDGVLGDLYVTGHGDPSLVFEEMVRLAESLRLRGLERIAGDIVLDDTLFAVAGPVDPDAVDGDRAYHARVGALSFNFNAVAVRVSPGASSGDTAVVRLSPRTGFVEVRNRATTISSRSRSTVTVRRRSGDGGNVIVVEGRVPLGTGGRTYYRSLDDPTGWFGSALVAELDRAGVAFEGTIRRGATPDEAVGIAVHESKPVSLLVRDLGKYSNNFIAEQLVLAIAAERGHVPATTEAGAMEISEYLSEVAGHGDENGGTAFRVLDGSGFSRGNRLSPRVLVAVMRRALSTFETSYEFGGSLSVSGTDGTLSDRMGYPHLKRAVRAKTGLLDGVTGISGLMETLGGEEVLFSVLVNGFGCEAWRSHDMEHAILGSIREGR
- a CDS encoding MATE family efflux transporter; translation: MSDRQTNRSEPPERPQVDITEGNTLRNVLYMGIPSMIGFGAMTIYSLTDIYWVGRLGTAPVAAITLFAAIAWVLGSANQIVGTGSVALISRRFGEREYEATRDVIRQTLFLKAAIAVIMAAIGLLALESILGIMNADEAARSQAVVYGRIYFLGLPFMFSSYTIYTALRGVGDAPKAMYIMLLSTALNVGLDPVFIFGLDMGIAGAALATVLSATIAVLVGVVVLATGWANIRVPMWGRFRPRFRVMLQILKIGIPAGLNGILRSTGHWYVTALVATFGTVVVAAYGISGRILQLGILFAVGLNLGSSAIVGQNLGAQKKERARDAVVKSTLLVLGLTGILAAVEIAFARQILGVFTNDAGVIESGVLLVRIFAVSQILIGMHIVLSSAFWGSGHTWPPTIVTAIVQWAVQIPLILVVIHVIGGSETMVWWTMLVAAVIEVLLTYLWFRRGSWMHREV
- a CDS encoding HAD hydrolase-like protein; this translates as MRRFDLVILDLDGTLYSSTRTTLGAVERAVNELNERHGLDLSVPDEATVLGGVGRTRDEFARVVLPDLDESLYDELDELIWKWENALISRGLGSLYDGARDALEGLEKKGYELAVATNAGADYMDHILDIFDLRRYFSAIRCAGCENTTDKAHLIRRILEELDTDPERSVMVGDRASDVDAAQRCGTASVGCTWGFGSRAELEAADRVADCLGELVTIIETWDGERPTVRISDIASKLPVSREPERRDPEGIDTVVLHCTAMPGWDVRDTATYHTQPNHISDEGCPTIAYAYFIEADGRAYRCLPDDVRAWHVGPWNDRSIGVCLAYEGADEAPPARQLEVAAAVCAHLVSRFGLSPDRVLAHRELEGTGFVVEDGRSVQRKECPGMRIDMDAFRDRVREHLEGSGDVEVCET